One window from the genome of Podospora pseudocomata strain CBS 415.72m chromosome 6, whole genome shotgun sequence encodes:
- the SOK1 gene encoding Protein SOSEKI 1 (EggNog:ENOG503NYUP; COG:T): MGEQRAGGGLESHMPTHRRNDSATGEEPMPDAPSETRAPPAEPEVQPSLREVPPAQDLPRGTQDINANGSLATPVVGRPSPGLSRNPSSCSTNSNEKVNAEYLTEGPNRRPPPTRRSSPQPTRPLEPPVTKSTLSELDVTKIIHNPKLRHDINYDPELHFRPNLDGEKGRRKQEKANQFWNALLDQLILFVMDRETFMSRYADGKWCLPALLTAVRDIIETLVPQRDRELLNEGLNVDLLMQQFNRGVADLEALASWLSAVLKLHCAPMRDEWVDEMYQELSNGNRNNDPAELVKGMRSLLSVLEAMKLDVANHQIRCLRPVLIEDTVHFEQRFFMKKIQSRKLSVLSAREWYKAAQSNAERIYQHSPMPHAQAFGNMSVFFDALSRLVLPTTRSETTPCTFVFDEDRLLKLRSDMYDSICLEICMRKFEDLDRLSKITHLSTRVPSYVREEGALSNRSSGEFIFVSSRPSSFVFSDRGSTFSSPRNSGELCAQPSMDFAESRTKALDLYNSLLALLHTAPPANTSREKWRGLADSVALQILRYVNAPPSLPGFEDQIRNAVTNIEEELFQEVAAQFQQRLLAELAKRVNEFKHMSAVSLFSVATGGRIMGANRPSESLRDRNNGLFGERAPRDPREEAGIDDMAVRLAHLGVLHWRVWALLAYEDSIEEEMIDAAAVPVFEAA; this comes from the coding sequence ATGGGCGAACAACGTGCCGGAGGAGGACTCGAAAGCCACATGCCTACCCATAGGAGAAACGATTCGGCTACGGGCGAGGAGCCCATGCCAGACGCCCCCTCGGAAACCCGTGCGCCGCCAGCCGAGCCTGAAGTCCAGCCATCACTGAGGGAAGTCCCTCCTGCTCAGGATCTGCCCCGTGGGACACAGGATATCAACGCCAATGGGTCACTTGCCACACCAGTAGTCGGTCGTCCTTCGCCTGGACTGTCTAGAAACCCGTCCTCCTGCTCAACCAACTCCAACGAGAAGGTCAATGCCGAATATCTAACCGAAGGCCCCAACCGGAGACCGCCACCCACCCGTCgctcctcaccacaacccacGCGCCCGCTCGAGCCACCAGTAACCAAGAGCACGTTAAGCGAACTCGATGTCACCAAGATAATACACAATCCCAAGCTCAGGCATGATATCAACTATGATCCCGAGCTCCATTTCCGCCCCAACTTGGACGGTGAAAAAGGGAGGAGAAAACAGGAGAAGGCCAATCAGTTTTGGAATGCGCTGCTGGACCAGCTGATTCTGTTTGTGATGGACCGGGAAACCTTCATGAGCAGGTATGCTGATGGGAAATGGTGCCTCCCGGCACTCCTCACTGCGGTTCGGGACATCATCGAGACATTGGTACCACAGCGGGATCGGGAACTCCTGAACGAAGGGCTGAATGTGGATCTCCTGATGCAGCAGTTCAACCGTGGCGTTGCCGATCTCGAGGCCCTAGCATCGTGGCTATCGGCTGTTTTGAAGCTGCACTGTGCTCCGATGCGCGACGAATGGGTGGATGAGATGTACCAGGAGCTCAGCAACGGGAACCGGAACAACGATCCAGCCGAGCTTGTAAAGGGTATGAGGAGTTTGCTGAGTGTCTTGGAGGCCATGAAGTTGGATGTTGCCAACCACCAGATACGATGCCTGCGTCCGGTGTTGATCGAGGACACTGTGCACTTTGAGCAGCGCTTCTTTATGAAGAAGATCCAGTCCAGAAAGCTCAGCGTATTATCGGCCCGGGAATGGTACAAGGCTGCTCAGAGCAACGCCGAACGGATATATCAGCACTCGCCCATGCCTCATGCGCAAGCCTTTGGCAACATGTCCGTCTTTTTCGATGCTCTTTCCCGACTCGTCCTTCCTACCACCCGGTCAGAGACCACGCCGTGCACATTTGTCTTTGATGAAGACCGCCTTCTCAAGCTACGCTCCGACATGTACGACAGCATCTGCTTGGAGATTTGCATGCGCAAGTTCGAGGACTTGGACCGTCTTTCCAAGATCACTCATCTGTCCACCAGGGTACCATCATATGTCCGCGAGGAAGGGGCTCTGAGCAATCGGTCATCGGGCGAGTTCATCTTTGTGTCTTCTCGGCCTTCGAGTTTTGTCTTTAGCGACCGGGGATCTACCTTCTCGTCGCCTCGCAACTCGGGTGAGTTGTGCGCTCAACCAAGCATGGACTTTGCCGAGTCCCGGACCAAGGCTCTTGACCTGTACAACTCGCTTCTTGCGCTTCTTCACACGGCACCCcccgccaacacctccagaGAAAAATGGAGAGGTCTTGCCGACTCGGTTGCCCTCCAGATCTTGCGCTACGTCAATGCGCCACCATCCCTTCCCGGATTCGAGGACCAGATCCGGAATGCCGTGACAAATATCGAGGAGGAACTCTTCCAGGAGGTTGCAGCGCAGTTCCAGCAACGATTGCTCGCCGAGCTGGCCAAGCGGGTCAACGAGTTCAAGCACATGTCTGCTGTTTCGCTCTTCTCTGTCGCCACTGGCGGTCGCATCATGGGAGCCAACCGTCCCAGCGAATCATTGCGCGATcgcaacaatggcttgttTGGCGAGAGGGCCCCCCGCGATCCCCGCGAGGAAGCTGGCATCGACGACATGGCCGTCCGCCTGGCGCATCTTGGTGTTCTTCattggagggtttgggccCTGCTGGCGTACGAAGACTCGATTGAGGAAGAGATGATTGATGCCGCTGCTGTCCCAGTTTTTGAGGCAGCGTGA
- the VPH1 gene encoding H(+)-transporting V0 sector ATPase subunit a (COG:P; EggNog:ENOG503NWGW): MAPTKDTPFRSADMSMVQLYISNEIGREVVNALGELGLVQFRDLNGDLSAFQRAYTKDIRRLDNVERQLRYFHSQMDKAGIPLRKLDLDVETLAPPTTTEIDELAERCQGLEQRVSSLNESYETLKKREVELTEWRWVLREAGGFFDRAHGSVEEIRASIDNDDAPLLQDIEHNNGAADVERSFSGMNIGFVAGVIARDRVAAFERILWRTLRGNLYMNQAEIPEPLIDPSTNEPVAKNVFVIFAHGKEILAKIRKISESMGAEVYNVDENSDLRRDQVHEVNARLNDVQNVLRNTQQTLEAELTQISRALSAWVVLIGKEKAVYSTLNLFSYDGARRTLIAEGWCPKHDLPLIRSTLQDVTNRAGLSVPTIINEIRTNKKPPTYLKTNKFTEAFQTIVNAYGTATYQEVNPAIPVIVTFPFLFAVMFGDFGHAIIMLCASLAMIYWEKPLKKVTFELFAMVYYGRYIALVMAVFSVYTGLIYNDVFSKSMTLFSSQWEWDVPEGWTEGDTLVGKLKDPNYRYPFGLDWRWHGTENDLLFSNSYKMKMSIILGWAHMTYSLCFSYINARHFKKPIDIWGNFVPGMIFFQAIFGYLVVCIIYKWSVDWFAIGQQPPGLLNMLIYMFLQPGFIDIPLYSGQAAVQKFLLFFAVLQVPILLFLKPFYLRWEHNRARAKGYRGIGERSRVSALDEDDEGHGANGRPSGESDEGVGMIAQGVDHEDEEHEEFEFGEVMIHQVIHTIEFCLNCVSHTASYLRLWALSLAHQQLSAVLWSMTMGPALKNGKGIGGAIFLVVIFAAFFCLSCIILIIMEGVSAMLHSLRLAWVESFSKFAEFGGWPFAPFSFGTLLEENEELKEYLG; the protein is encoded by the exons ATGGCGCCGACAAAGGACACCCCCTTCCGCTCAGCGGACATGAGCATGGTCCAGCTCTACATTTCCAACGAAATAGGCCGTGAAGTTGTCAACGCTCTGGGCGAACTTGGCCTCGTCCAGTTCCGCGAC CTCAACGGCGACCTAAGTGCTTTCCAGAGAGCTTATACCAAAGATATCAGACGCCTCGACAATGTTGAACGTCAGCTTC GCTACTTCCATTCTCAGATGGACAAGGCCGGCATCCCTCTCCGCAAACTCGACCTGGATGTTGAGACCCTCGCCCCTccgaccaccaccgagatTGATGAGCTGGCCGAACGATGCCAGGGCCTCGAGCAGCGTGTTTCGTCCCTGAACGAAAGTTACGAGACACTGAAGAAGCGCGAGGTCGAGCTCACCGAGTGGCGCTGGGTCCTGCGTGAGGCTGGCGGCTTCTTTGACCGTGCCCACGGCAGCGTAGAAGAGATTCGCGCCTCGatcgacaacgacgacgccCCGCTCCTGCAGGATATCGAACACAACAACGGCGCTGCCGATGTGGAGCGATCCTTCTCCGGCATGAACATTGGCTTTGTAGCTGGTGTCATTGCCAGAGACCGTGTTGCCGCCTTTGAGCGTATTCTCTGGAGAACTCTCCGTGGTAACCTTTACATGAACCAGGCCGAGATCCCCGAGCCTCTCATCGACCCTTCCACCAACGAGCCCGTCGCCAAGAATGTTTTTGTCATCTTTGCTCACGGCAAGGAGATCCTCGCCAAGATTCGCAAGATCTCAGAGTCAATGGGCGCTGAGGTATACAATGTTGATGAGAACAGTGACTTGCGTCGGGACCAGGTGCATGAGGTCAATGCTAGACTTAACGATGTCCAGAACGTTCTCCGCAACACCCAGCAGACTCTCGAGGCAGAGCTCACTCAGATTTCTCGTGCCCTTTCTGCTTGGGTGGTACTGATCGGCAAAGAAAAGGCTGTCTACAGCACgctcaacctcttctcctacGATGGTGCTCGCCGCACTCTCATCGCCGAGGGCTGGTGCCCCAAGCACGATCTACCCCTGATCAGGTCGACCCTCCAGGATGTGACAAATCGCGCGGGTCTGTCAGtgccaaccatcatcaacgagattcgcaccaacaagaagcctCCTACTTATCTCAAGACCAACAAGTTTACCGAAGCATTCCAAACCATCGTCAACGCCTATGGTACCGCCACTTACCAAGAAGTCAACCCTGCCATTCCCGTTATTGTTaccttccccttcctgtTCGCTGTCATGTTTGGTGATTTCGGTCacgccatcatcatgctcTGCGCTTCGCTGGCCATGATCTACTGGGAGAAGCCGCTCAAGAAGGTCACCTTCGAGCTCTTCGCCATGGTCTATTACGGACGCTACATCGCTCTTGTCATGGCTGTCTTTTCGGTCTACACCGGCCTCATCTACAATGATGTCTTCTCCAAGTCCATGACACTGTTTAGCAGTcagtgggagtgggatgttCCTGAAGGCTGGACTGAGGGTGATACACTTGTCGGCAAGCTGAAGGACCCCAACTACCGCTACCCCTTTGGTCTTGACTGGAGATGGCATGGCACTGAGAacgacctcctcttcagcaacAGTTacaagatgaagatgagtATCATTCTTGGCTGGGCTCACATGACGTACTCTCTCTGCTTTTCGTACATCAACGCCAGGCACTTCAAGAAACCCATTGATATCTGGGGCAACTTTGTACCTGGCATGATCTTCTTCCAGGCCATTTTTGGGTACCTGGTGGTTTGCATCATCTACAAGTGGAGCGTGGACTGGTTCGCCATTGGACAGCAGCCCCCTGGATTGCTCAACATGCTCATCTACATGTTCCTCCAGCCCGGTTTCATCGACATTCCTCTGTACAGCGGTCAGGCGGCTGTTCAAAAGTTCTTGCTGTTCTTCGCCGTCCTTCAGGTGCCGATTCTCTTGTTCCTCAAGCCCTTTTATCTGCGCTGGGAGCACAACCGCGCCCGGGCCAAGGGTTATCGCGGGATCGGCGAACGATCAAGAGTTAGTGCTctggacgaggatgatgagggccaTGGAGCAAACGGTCGTCCCAGTGGAGAAAGTGACGAGGGCGTTGGTATGATCGCGCAGGGTGTCGACCACGAAGATGAGGAGCACGAGGAGTTTGAGTttggtgaggtgatgatTCACCAGGTCATCCACACTATTG AATTCTGCCTCAACTGCGTTTCCCACACGGCTTCCTACCTTCGTCTCTGGGCCTTGTCTCTTGCTCATCAACAGCTGTCGGCTGTGTTGTGGAGCATGACCATGGGGCCCGCACTGAAGAACGGCAAGGGCATTGGCGGCGCCATCTTCCTTGTGGTGATCTttgcagccttcttctgcctcAGCTGTATCATTTTGATTATCATGGAGGGTGTGTCGGCCATGTTGCACTCGTTGCGTCTTGCGTGGGTCGAGTCTTTCAGCAAGTTTGCCGAGTTTGGTGGTTGGCCGTTTGCGCCCTTCAGTTTTGGGACGTTGCTAGAAGAGAAtgaggagttgaaggaaTATCTGGGTTAG